A window of Silurus meridionalis isolate SWU-2019-XX chromosome 4, ASM1480568v1, whole genome shotgun sequence contains these coding sequences:
- the vapa gene encoding vesicle-associated membrane protein-associated protein A, with protein MSKLDQVLILEPPTDLKFKGPFTDVVTTNLKLRNPSERKVCFKVKTTAPRRYCVRPNSGSIDPGSSIIISVMLQPFDYDPNEKSKHKFMVQTIFAPSNITDLEAVWKDAKPEDLMDSKLRCVFELPSENDKMNDIDPAKAAPVLNSSKADSTSAAKPSSMAMDDTEMRKLMEECKRLQSEVSKLGDENRQLKDEGLRMRKVQRSENMVSNTAAMARKETSSKSLPSLLVVIAAIFIGFFLGKFVL; from the exons GCCCGTTCACAGACGTTGTGACCACCAACCTCAAGCTCCGAAACCCGTCTGAAAGAAAAGTATGCTTCAAGGTGAAGACAACCGCACCACGTCGCTACTGTGTGCGGCCTAACAGTGGCTCTATTGATCCGGGTTCCTCAATCATAATCTCTG TAATGCTGCAGCCTTTTGACTACGACCCAAATGAAAAGAGTAAACATAAATTCATggtgcagaccatttttgcgcCATCCAACATAACCGACTTGGAAGCAGTG TGGAAGGATGCAAAGCCAGAGGACCTTATGGACTCCAAGCTCAGATGTGTTTTTGAACTGCCTTCAGAAAATGATAAAATG AATGACATAGACCCAGCCAAAGCTGCCCCCGTCCTCAACTCCTCCAAGGCAGACAGCACATCGGCAGCCAAGCCCAGCAGCATGGCTATGGATGACACAGAGATGAGAAAGCTGATGGAGGAGTGCAAGAGGCTGCAGTCAGAAGTGAGCAAATTGGGAGATGAGAACCGACAACTTAAG gATGAGGGTCTGCGGATGAGAAAGGTCCAGCGCTCAGAAAACATGGTCTCAAACACAGCAGCCATGGCAAGGAAGGAAACCAGTTCCAAGTCGCTGCCCTCCCTGCTTGTTGTTATTGCAGCTATCTTCATTGGATTCTTCCTGGGGAAGTTTGTGTTGTAG
- the LOC124385316 gene encoding protein APCDD1-like, whose product MFFCYPMSMTTTVLLLLFLLLMTVGWCEKLPRKSVKSTPVQLDKSYGKLYKHNQCHYMLKHLQDGEQISVHMPPDITGHWVSESCEVRPGPEFLTRSYHFFSNHTFQALQFYYKDNHCTKPSYTLLIEGSLHPRQASWLVRGGTESDYQLSRVLLVSYSLPVAKDLQVKLEMACGLTEHLEPDISYELWVEGSDRDCTHGLSFSMQELELLRMERRFRPNEPERQAEELFVGDVHTERTQRRNHRPTGYQPPLQNIKTYVNSCVACQIISVADVHHPPVLPSRTDHPLHLYGNWVSKRCEVRPGVLFLTRHFVFHKENNIWEGHYYHYSDPVCRHPTFSISAKGHYSPGIPSTTVMGGTEYTFTVTQMKVTPMDVATTSLLNVFSGDECGKHSSWKQGFQQDVTPTSGCAALGIRLPHTEYELFYIGRDSAGHRLLFNGQRPTNGSSPDRPHKRATSYQPPLVHCSAGQKGIGKEGDHHFMFGNGCNTKHQCLVYALIMVALVFFVK is encoded by the exons ATGTTTTTTTGCTACCCGATGAGTATGACCACGaccgtcctcctcctcctcttcctcctcctgaTGACTGTTG GTTGGTGTGAGAAGTTGCCTCGTAAGTCGGTGAAGTCCACACCAGTACAGCTGGACAAAAGCTATGGGAAGCTCTACAAACACAATCAGTGTCACTACATGCTCAAACACCTACAAGACGGAGAGCAGATCAGTGTGCATATGCCTCCTGATATCACAGGACACTGGGTGTCTGAAAG TTGTGAAGTGCGACCTGGACCTGAATTCCTCACTCGATCCTACCACTTCTTCTCAAACCACACCTTCCAGGCCCTTCAGTTCTATTACAAGGACAACCACTGCACAAAGCCAAGCTACACTCTTCTCATCGAAGGTAGTCTGCACCCTCGTCAGGCATCGTGGCTTGTCCGTGGAGGAACAGAGTCGGATTACCAGCTGAGTCGAGTACTGCTGGTGAGCTACAGCCTGCCAGTGGCCAAAGATCTCCAGGTGAAACTGGAGATGGCCTGTGGTCTGACAGAGCACCTGGAGCCAGATATCAGCTATGAGTTGTGGGTAGAGGGCTCTGATCGTGACTGCACCCACGGCTTAAGCTTCAGCATGCAGGAGCTGGAGCTGCTACGCATGGAGAGGCGCTTTCGGCCCAATGAGCCTGAGAGACAAGCGGAGGAGTTGTTTGTGGGGGACGTGCACACAGAGCGCACTCAGAGGAGAAACCACAGGCCCACAGGCTACCAGCCCCCCCTGCAGAACATCAAG ACTTATGTTAATAGCTGTGTTGCGTGTCAGATCATCTCTGTAGCAGACGTCCATCATCCACCCGTTCTGCCCTCGCGGACTGACCACCCCCTGCATCTCTACGGTAACTGGGTTAGTAAGCGCTGTGAGGTCCGCCCAGGGGTGCTCTTCCTCACTCGTCATTTTGTCTTTCACAAGGAGAACAACATTTGGGAGGGCCACTATTACCACTACTCTGACCCAGTCTGCAGGCATCCCACTTTCAGCATCTCTGCTAAAGGACACTACAGCCCAGGCATTCCCTCCACTACAGTCATGGGAGGCACTGAATACACGTTCACAG TGACCCAGATGAAGGTCACTCCCATGGATGTGGCCACCACCTCTCTCCTGAACGTCTTCAGTGGGGATGAATGTGGAAAACACAGCTCCTGGAAGCAAGGGTTTCAACAGGATGTGACTCCTACATCAGGCTGTGCCGCCTTAGGCATCCGTCTGCCGCACACCGAATACGAGCTCTTCTACATTGGACGAGATTCAGCTGGACACCGCCTCCTCTTTAATGGACAGAGACCCACCAATGGCTCAAGCCCTGACCGGCCTCACAAGCGTGCCACATCCTATCAGCCACCACTGGTCCACTGTAGCGCCGGACAGAAAGGCATCGGAAAAGAGGGAGACCATCACTTCATGTTTGGCAACGGATGCAACACAAAGCACCAGTGCCTGGTATATGCCTTGATAATGGTTGCACTTGTCTTTTTTGTCAAATAG